TGTGCTGGTGGTAACGGGGTTTATCGCTCTTCGAAGTAAGCGGCTTCCGATCTTGGTGATTATTGCGGCGTTCGCTTTGTGTGGCGCGGCTTTTTATTAGTGGCGCTTAGCTGTAATTCAAAAAATAATAATGATGCCCGCCTAAGCCAAGCTACTTTAAATGTCCTTGTCCCCATTCTACTTTGCCAGAATATTAACCAGCGCTGCTGCCGGTGCCGATAGTTCAAACTCCTGCCGGTGGGCGCAACATACGCTCAGCTTTTCGGCAGAGGTAAAGCCGAGGATGGTGAAGCGTTTTAGAAACTCGCGATTTTGCAGATAATTTTGTCCCACTGTTGCCACGGCGTCGGTCGCGGCGACTACTTCGCAGGCCAGTGGAAAGTGACCAATAATATGTATTGGGTGGTCAGGCGGTATTTCGGTGTCGCCAAATAAGCGGTTGGTGATTTCGGGAGAGGCCCCGTCTCTCTCGGGAAGTACCAGTGGGTAGTTTAAAATATGCTTTGATGACACCGCCCGTCTTTTAGTTAAGGGGTGATCGCGGCGGGTAAAGAAGTAGGCGTCAAAGGGTTGTAGTGGAATAATTTTAAACTCGCGTCTTTCTTCAAGCGCCCGCATTGGGCCAATGATCAGCTCAGAATCACCGGCTCTTAACAGACTGATTGCCTGCTCTGTGGATACCGATTTTATATCTACCTTTAGGCTCGGGTAGTGCGCGAGTAACTGAGGTAGGGCGGGATTCATGATGGTTATCAGCGGTGGCGGTGAAATACACAAGCGCAAATGAGACTCTCGGTACGCTCGAAATTCCTTGGCATCCATATCTAGGCGTTCAATATCGGCGAGAATCCGCGCCGCGCGGTCAATGATACTGCGGCCCTGGGGAGTGGTAATGACACCTCTTGCGCGGCGCTCAAATAAGGCTATGCCCAATTCCTTTTCCACCTCGGCGACGGTTCGGGTTAGGCTGGGCTGCGAAACGTGAATGGCCGAGGCGGCAGCGGTCATCGAGCCAAATCGATCAACGGCGACAATGTAACGTAATTTATTGGTATTCAATGGTATACGTTTTCCAAATATTACAGTAAAAATAGTATTGGACTGAATATTAGTTACGTTGTCAAATGAGACCATATTCGCAGTCACTTGAATGATCTAGGAGCTAACCCGGTATGCACCCTTATACTGAAATCACGGCAGAAATTGATAATGCTCCCGCAGGGCCTCAGATCGCCGCGCTGTTTGATTTTGACGGTACGATCATCGAAGGCTATTCGGTCTTTAGCTTTCTTCGTGAACAGGTACGCCGAGGCGACTTAGCGCCATTCGAAATACTGGCGACGGTCGACGCCGTTGCGCGTTTTGGCTTGGGCAATGCCGATTTCACTACGTTAATGTCACTGTCTGCCCATAGCATGAAAGGCTTAAAAGAAGAGGATTACCTCGATGTGGCCCAGAAGCTTTTTGAGCGCGATCTAGCAAAAAAAATCATTCCTGAAACTCGCGCCTTAATAGAAGCCCATATGCGCAAAGGCCACACGGTGGCAATTATTTCCTCCGCGACCCCATATCAAGTTGTGCCCTGCGCGAAATATCTTGGCATCGATAAGGTCGCTTGCAGCACCATTGAAGTTAAGAACGGCATCTTTACCGGCGAACTGGGTGGTCCACTTTGCTTTGGTGTCGGCAAAGTTAATGCAGCCCTAGCATTGGCTGAGAGCAATGATGTCGATCTAGACAATAGCTATTTTTATTCTGACAGTACTGACGACATCGAACTCCTCGAGTATGTCGGCAAACCGCGTCCCCTTAATCCGAGTAACAAATTAAGAGATATTGCTGAGAAACGTGGCTGGCCGGTACGGGTCTTTAAAAGCCGCTCAAGAAAATCAGTCATGGGTCTAACTCGTAATATCGCCACTAAGGTTAGCCTTGTTGGTTCGGTTTTAGCGGGCTTGCCTATATGGGCGCTCACAGGCTCTAAGCAGGAAGCTCGAAATTTTTCGATGTCGCTATTCGGTGACCTAGCGAGTGCAGTTGCTGGGCTCAAGCTTGAGGTTGTCGGTGAGAAAAATCTTTGGGCAGCCCGACCCGCAGTGTTCATCTTTAATCACCAAAGTGATATCGATGTCATGATTTGCGCCAAGCTGTTACGCCGTAACTTTTCAGGTGTCGGCAAGGCCGAGATTAAGAAAATGCCACTGATTGGCGTAGCTATGGAATACTCAGGCGTTGTGCTGATTGATCGCAATAATAGCAAGGGTGCGATTGCGGCCCTGGATCCCTTGATCGACAGAATCAAGCAAGACCAGATTTCTGTTGTTATGGCGCCAGAGGGCACCCGCACCCATTCGAAGAAACCCAAGCCGTTCAAAAAGGGCGCATTTCATATCGCGATGCAGGCGGGGGTGCCGATTATTCCCATCGTTATTCATAACGCCATGGACGTATCCCCAATGGGTGATACCTTGTA
This portion of the Zhongshania sp. R06B22 genome encodes:
- a CDS encoding LysR family transcriptional regulator, producing MNTNKLRYIVAVDRFGSMTAAASAIHVSQPSLTRTVAEVEKELGIALFERRARGVITTPQGRSIIDRAARILADIERLDMDAKEFRAYRESHLRLCISPPPLITIMNPALPQLLAHYPSLKVDIKSVSTEQAISLLRAGDSELIIGPMRALEERREFKIIPLQPFDAYFFTRRDHPLTKRRAVSSKHILNYPLVLPERDGASPEITNRLFGDTEIPPDHPIHIIGHFPLACEVVAATDAVATVGQNYLQNREFLKRFTILGFTSAEKLSVCCAHRQEFELSAPAAALVNILAK
- a CDS encoding HAD-IB family hydrolase; translation: MHPYTEITAEIDNAPAGPQIAALFDFDGTIIEGYSVFSFLREQVRRGDLAPFEILATVDAVARFGLGNADFTTLMSLSAHSMKGLKEEDYLDVAQKLFERDLAKKIIPETRALIEAHMRKGHTVAIISSATPYQVVPCAKYLGIDKVACSTIEVKNGIFTGELGGPLCFGVGKVNAALALAESNDVDLDNSYFYSDSTDDIELLEYVGKPRPLNPSNKLRDIAEKRGWPVRVFKSRSRKSVMGLTRNIATKVSLVGSVLAGLPIWALTGSKQEARNFSMSLFGDLASAVAGLKLEVVGEKNLWAARPAVFIFNHQSDIDVMICAKLLRRNFSGVGKAEIKKMPLIGVAMEYSGVVLIDRNNSKGAIAALDPLIDRIKQDQISVVMAPEGTRTHSKKPKPFKKGAFHIAMQAGVPIIPIVIHNAMDVSPMGDTLYYPGTVEVEVLAPIDTSDWTTANLHAQVSKVEALYKAALDKSTAVGE